Proteins found in one Gimesia chilikensis genomic segment:
- a CDS encoding diphosphate--fructose-6-phosphate 1-phosphotransferase: MASPKNMIVAQSGGPSPVINNSLRGLVETARDLPEIGTIYAGWHGIEGVLKEELLNLSSQSPEEIALLRVTPAAGSVGTCRYKLKDHQNEDFDRIIEVFKAHNIGYFCYIGGNDSMDTANKVAQMATERGVDVVGIGVPKTIDNDVGDSEFKLIDHTPGYGSTARYWMSMVQMANEENRGSCPADPVLVLQAMGRKIGFIPAAARLADPQRKIPMQIYLAENPISIEQIHAQVNDQLRKDGRLIVVVSEGLSLGDIGETKDSFGHTQFSSSQLTVAQLLVNELNERGLAVKGAARANVPGTDQRHNIAYASTVDLDEAYGAGQKAALLAAAGESGYMSTILRAEGPGYNVRYDKVPLPEVANSERTFPKNWITADGMDVTDDFVKYCKPLVGNDWPSIPMINGRMRLAQLQPLFSDQKLPKYVPQADR, from the coding sequence GTGGCAAGTCCCAAGAATATGATCGTGGCCCAGTCTGGTGGACCTTCACCGGTCATCAACAACAGCCTGAGAGGTTTAGTCGAAACTGCGAGAGATCTTCCCGAAATCGGCACAATCTACGCTGGCTGGCATGGCATCGAAGGAGTGCTCAAAGAAGAACTGCTGAATCTGAGCAGCCAGTCTCCTGAAGAAATCGCTCTGCTGCGGGTCACGCCTGCCGCTGGTTCCGTGGGAACCTGCCGTTACAAGCTGAAAGATCATCAGAATGAAGACTTCGATCGGATCATTGAAGTTTTCAAGGCACACAACATCGGCTATTTCTGCTACATCGGCGGAAATGACTCCATGGACACCGCCAATAAAGTCGCTCAGATGGCAACAGAGCGGGGCGTGGATGTCGTTGGCATCGGAGTTCCCAAAACCATCGATAACGATGTGGGAGACAGCGAATTTAAACTGATCGACCACACTCCCGGGTACGGTAGTACCGCCCGTTACTGGATGAGTATGGTCCAGATGGCCAATGAAGAAAACCGGGGCAGTTGTCCTGCCGACCCTGTGCTTGTACTCCAGGCCATGGGACGTAAAATCGGCTTTATTCCGGCTGCTGCCCGACTGGCAGACCCTCAGCGCAAGATCCCGATGCAGATTTATCTTGCAGAAAATCCGATCAGCATCGAGCAGATCCATGCACAGGTCAACGACCAGCTGCGCAAAGACGGCCGTCTGATCGTAGTTGTCAGTGAAGGACTCTCTCTGGGTGATATCGGGGAAACGAAAGATTCCTTTGGACACACCCAGTTCAGTTCCAGCCAGCTGACCGTAGCTCAATTGCTGGTCAATGAATTAAACGAGCGGGGACTGGCTGTGAAAGGCGCCGCCCGGGCCAATGTTCCGGGAACTGACCAGCGTCATAACATTGCATACGCTTCTACCGTTGACCTGGACGAAGCTTACGGTGCAGGTCAGAAAGCAGCCCTGCTGGCTGCCGCTGGAGAATCAGGTTACATGTCAACCATTCTCCGTGCTGAAGGCCCGGGATACAATGTCCGATACGACAAGGTACCACTGCCCGAAGTCGCGAACAGCGAACGTACCTTCCCTAAAAACTGGATTACAGCCGACGGGATGGACGTGACTGACGATTTCGTCAAATACTGTAAGCCTCTGGTCGGTAACGACTGGCCCAGCATCCCCATGATCAATGGGCGGATGAGACTGGCTCAACTGCAGCCGCTGTTCTCGGACCAGAAACTGCCTAAGTACGTTCCCCAGGCAGACAGATAA